CGCTAGGTTAAACATACCTTAGTCCGGACATCAAGCCAAATTTGCTGTTATTATTGATCGTGTGATATTCTTCCTAAGCTTTCGTTGGTGAACTTGAAAAATCGTCGAAATCCGTCTCGGAGAAATTCAACAAAGGAGAGTCAAACCAAGCCCTGAACACGCCCGCGCTGTTCCTTCGTCTCCAACATCTGTCTTTCCGATCGGGAAATCTGGCCGAGACCTGAACGAATTAACGAATTAACGAGTTACCGGGTCTAAGAGGCTGAAAACCAACTTGCTTGCCCAGCATGTCACCCACTGGTCGCGGGAGCGGCCATAAGACCTTCTTTGCCAGCGTAAGTCTGCTGTCCCTGTCGTCAATGCACTTGTGTCTTGCTTGGCCATTGTTGCCTGCATGTTCGGTCTACACTGAGCATTTGAGTTATTGTGTCACTTGTACTACAATTCTGTCACTGCATGGCGAGCGCTGCCCTTGACTTTCCAGTGCTTACCAGCTGCTTCGTAGTCAGATGATTCGAAGATATGTGTTGTCATGGTTGGTCTACCGGCCAGAGGCAAGAGTCTCATCGCCGGAAAAGGTATGTACCTGCTCCCCCATGCAGTTTGCGTGTACATTCCTGACGGCATTTAGCGATGCGATATCTTGGCTGGGTTGGCATCCCAGCTCGCGTATTCAACGTGGGGTCGTATCGCAGAAACTCTACGCCCCAGCCAACCGCTACCTTCTTTGATCCTCACAACtcagaaggagagaagatgaggcgcgctgctgctgaagcggCCATGTCTGATATGGTCAATTGGTTCAATGCTGGCAAAGGGGTGGTCGCCATTCTAGATGCTACCAACTCAACGAAACAGCGCCGTCGCTGGATTTACGAATCATGTAGCGCCGCTAATATCGAAACGCTATTCGTTGAGTCAATATGTGATGATGAATCTCTCATCATGAACAACATCTTGGAAGTCAAAACCACATCACCGGACTATAAGGGGCAGGACCCCGAAGTCGCCGCCGTGGATTTCCGCAACCGAATCCGCAATTATGAGAAGGTCTACGAGGGTATTGGTGATGATGAAAACAACTATACCTACGTAAAACTTATCAATGTCGGTTCCACCGTGATAATAAACCAGATCAAAGACTATCTATCAAGTCGCTTGGTCTACTACATCCAGAACCTTCATATCAAGCCACGATCAATCTGGCTTTCTCGGGTGCGTCTTTCTAGTTACCCTACGATGTTCACATGGTCTGACCTGATTTAGCATGGAGAGTCAGAATATAACCTCACAGGAAAAATCGGAGGAGATTCTAACATCTCTGAGCGTGGAGAAGCTTATGCGCGTGCATTGCCTGGCCTGCTCAAGAAGTCCGGTGTCCCGGATAACACGAAAATTGTTATATGGACCTCAACCCTCAAACGTACGATCCAAACGGCACGTCCTCTCGCCAAGGAGACGGGATTCGAAAAGCTGGAGTGGAAGGCCCTGGATGAACTTGACTCTGGACTCTGTGATGGCCTCACGTATGAGGACATTGCACAACAATACCCCGAAGACTTTGCAGCTCGGGATGAGGACAAATACAATTACCGTTATCGTGGGGGAGAGTCGTATCGCGATGTCGTGATTCGCCTCGAGCCCATCATCATGGAACTAGAACGCAGTGAAaacgtcatcatcgtcacccACCAGGCTGTGCTGCGTTGCATCTACTCGTACTTCCTCAATGTTCCCCAGGAACAGAGTCCGTGGATGGAGGTTCCCCTGCATACGTTGATCAAGCTCACTCCACGCGCGTATGGAACGGAAGAACAGCGTTTTAAGGCCGATATACCTGCTGTGTCCACGTGGCGTGCCAAGGGAACATCTGCAAAGCACCAAGATTATCCCACTGAGGTGAAATCTTAAAACGCCCGGCGATCTCAATACTCGATCATCGCTTATATGTTCTTCGGTTCTGAGACTTTTTGAATGCAAGTTGGTGCCCTTATGTGCCGTCACTATTGGAGGCTGCGCCTTCTTTAATTCATGCGAGGTATGAGTGTTGGGCTTTCGCAGAGTTATTCTATACTGTCATTGTTATGCTcgtctcttccatctctcctccctctcatTGTGAAAAGCCTGGGTTCGGTTCGAAGTCAtactttcttctctcctcttcccctATTTTATACATTCTGGTCGGTAACATCATTAGATGATTATACTATATTACGAAGTGAAAGGCGTTCGCTCATTTTGTCACTCTTGCATGTTTCCCCTCGCCGTTGGAGGAGTTTGATAGTTGGGCATGGAATCAGTCCCTTTTAGTACATTGGAAAACTCATGTAAATAGATAGAACTTGAATGAAACATATATCAAAGTGCACAGCTTCAGCTAAATTAACTCTCATAAATTGTCTATACAATTTTCAATTctcgtggtggtggtaacTACGTACCTACCAACTGACGCTGTCACATGAGCCGGCACCACTCAGCATTGTGATGATCTCCTGCTTGGCGGCAGAGCGCCGAAGCTCAGAACACCCGAAACAACGCCCCAACATGATGAGCTGCTCTGGAAGCTGCGCTTTCTAATCCCTGTCACCTACACACTGGACATGACTCGATCTTATTGCTCTAAAGGTCAAAGGGCGCGACGACCATCATAGCTCGCAGCCCAGCCATGCTATCCGCATTCACTGCTCGGCCTCTCGTCGAGCTCAAACCACGAGACAAATCCCGGATCGAATCGGTTCTCGCATACGGCGACCGAGTCCTTGTCGGACTGAACAATGGAAGTCTCCGAATTTACCGAGTTAACGAAGTCGAATGCGATGCGCATCCTCCCACGGAGAACGACGGCCATGACCATGACGCAACCGACACGAGTGCTCAGCCAACACAGAACGGCGAAAATGGGACAAACGATGTGACACAAAAGACGAAAGTGAAGCAGACGGATCTTCTGCGTGAATTGGAGAAGTTCTCCAGGTATAAGATTGAGCAGCTGGCTTTGATCAAGGAGGCGAAGCTGCTGGTCTCCTTGTCGGGCGGATACGTTTCGATTCATGACCTGCAGTCCTATGAACTCCAAGAACAGCTCACGCGGACCAAGGGCGCGGCAGCATTTGCCGTAACGTCAAATATTGTCAATGATCTCGAAACCGGTGTTCCGTCGATCGTGTCGCGCCTTGCGGTGGCGGTTAAGAGGAAGATATTGCTATGGTCATGGCTGGATATGGAGTTGGATAATGATACGGCAGAGCTGACCCTCGTCAGTGGTATAAAGACTCTTACTTGGATTTCTGGAACAAGGCTGGTAGCCGGGCTAGGCTCAAACTTTGTGTTGGTGGATATTGAGACGAAGACCGTTACCGATCTCGCAGGGCCGGGGAGCATTGGCGGCCTTGGAGGACAGGAAACTGGGCGTCTTGCGGGCGTTGGAGTCGCCAGTATGAGTTATATGGGACTAGGTGGTTCTGCACCCAAACCGCTTGCCACACGACTTAGTGAGGGCCAGGTATTGCTGGCTAAGGATATCAACACACAGTTTACGGACATCGATGGCAACCCGTTAGGCCGGCGACAGATCCCGTGGAGCAATGCGCCTACTGATATCGGTTATTCGTACCCGTTCTTATTAGCACTGCATGATCCTTCGAAGGGAATATTAGAGGTTCGGAATCCGGAAACACTGTCATTGCTTCAGTCCATCTCATTGCCGTCCGCAAACACAATGCATATCGCTCAACCTACAATAAGTCTTGCGCATGCCGGCAAAGGATTTCTTGTTGCGAGTGACCGGATTATATGGAGGATGGAGGCGCTGGGTTACGACAGCCAAATCGATTCGCTTGTGGAAAAAGGATACCTTGACGAAGCCGTTAGCCTCGCTGGCATGCTCGAGGATGCGCTTCTTAAGGACAAGGAAGGCCGAATACGAGAGATCAAACTCGAAAAGGCCCAAGGTTTATTCGGTCTACGGAAGTATCTCGAATCGATGGAGCTATTCACAGAGGTGTCTGCACCACCAGAGACCGTCATTCGACTTTATCCTAGGATTATTGCAGGCAACCTCACATCTATCAACGAAGAGCAGGATGAGTTAGAAGGAAGCACGACTGAGAGTCAGATTAAACTCCCCGACGGTCACGCTCACACCGAGGGAAGCCATTCAGAAGAGTCGCCCGTCAAGGCTTTGAATCATACGCCATCAATGATGTCGTTCCTTCGAAACCGGGATGAAGGAAGTGGTAGTGAGTCGGGCAGTATCCGTGGAAAGCCAGCGGAAGATGCACGCGATGAGAAGCCTTTAACTGGGAAGGACCTTAAACTTGCGGTTCGTGAACTACAGGCGTATCTTGCCGACGTACGAAGGCGGTTCCAGCGATTCCTTAATCCAGACGGCTCTCTGAAAATCGATCCACAAACAACTGCGGCAGATGATGAATTTACAGATTCTGTCATGAAATTACTGGACGTGACGAAGGATGATGTAGATTACGATTTCGGAGAGCAGCTCCGCGAGAAGGCAAAACTTGTCGATACAACCCTATTCAGGGTTTACATGTATGCCACGCCTTCTCTTGCAGGCTCGCTCTTCCGGATTGCCAACTTTTGTGATCCGGAAGTAGTCATGGAGAAGCTTGAAGAGACAGGCCGCCACAACGATCTTATTGACTTCTTATATGGGAAGAAAATGCACCGCCAAGCTCTTGAACTCCTCAGGAAGTTCGGCCAATCtgacgctgaagaagaaacggcGCCGCAGCTACATGGTCCAAAGAGGATGGTTGCTTATCTACAGCATCTCCCTCCAGAGCATATCGACCTTATTCTTGAATTTGCGAAATGGCCTGCCCAGGAAGATCCTGAACTTGGCATGGAAATATTCCTTGCGGATACCGAAAATGCGGAAACACTGCCCCGGCAGAAAGTACTTGGTTTTCTGCAGGAAATCGACATCAAATTGGCTGTTCGGTATATTGAACATGTCATTGGAGAACTGAATGATTTGACTCCCGACATACATCAAAAGCTTGTGGTTCTGTATTTGGATCGTTTACAGAAACATCAAGACCATCAGAACGAATTTGCAAACGAGGAGGACTCTCTTGAG
This genomic interval from Aspergillus puulaauensis MK2 DNA, chromosome 7, nearly complete sequence contains the following:
- the FBP26 gene encoding bifunctional nucleoside/nucleotide kinase/histidine phosphatase family protein (COG:G;~EggNog:ENOG410PIZY;~InterPro:IPR013079,IPR013078,IPR027417,IPR001345, IPR003094,IPR029033;~PFAM:PF00300,PF01591;~go_function: GO:0003824 - catalytic activity [Evidence IEA];~go_function: GO:0003873 - 6-phosphofructo-2-kinase activity [Evidence IEA];~go_function: GO:0005524 - ATP binding [Evidence IEA];~go_process: GO:0006000 - fructose metabolic process [Evidence IEA];~go_process: GO:0006003 - fructose 2,6-bisphosphate metabolic process [Evidence IEA]), which translates into the protein MSPTGRGSGHKTFFASSDDSKICVVMVGLPARGKSLIAGKAMRYLGWVGIPARVFNVGSYRRNSTPQPTATFFDPHNSEGEKMRRAAAEAAMSDMVNWFNAGKGVVAILDATNSTKQRRRWIYESCSAANIETLFVESICDDESLIMNNILEVKTTSPDYKGQDPEVAAVDFRNRIRNYEKVYEGIGDDENNYTYVKLINVGSTVIINQIKDYLSSRLVYYIQNLHIKPRSIWLSRHGESEYNLTGKIGGDSNISERGEAYARALPGLLKKSGVPDNTKIVIWTSTLKRTIQTARPLAKETGFEKLEWKALDELDSGLCDGLTYEDIAQQYPEDFAARDEDKYNYRYRGGESYRDVVIRLEPIIMELERSENVIIVTHQAVLRCIYSYFLNVPQEQSPWMEVPLHTLIKLTPRAYGTEEQRFKADIPAVSTWRAKGTSAKHQDYPTEVKS
- the VAM6 gene encoding putative vacuolar morphogenesis protein AvaB (BUSCO:EOG09260OCI;~COG:U;~EggNog:ENOG410PHR7;~InterPro:IPR019453,IPR019452,IPR001180,IPR036322, IPR032914,IPR000547;~PFAM:PF10367,PF10366,PF00780;~go_function: GO:0005515 - protein binding [Evidence IEA];~go_process: GO:0006886 - intracellular protein transport [Evidence IEA];~go_process: GO:0016192 - vesicle-mediated transport [Evidence IEA]), whose product is MLSAFTARPLVELKPRDKSRIESVLAYGDRVLVGLNNGSLRIYRVNEVECDAHPPTENDGHDHDATDTSAQPTQNGENGTNDVTQKTKVKQTDLLRELEKFSRYKIEQLALIKEAKLLVSLSGGYVSIHDLQSYELQEQLTRTKGAAAFAVTSNIVNDLETGVPSIVSRLAVAVKRKILLWSWLDMELDNDTAELTLVSGIKTLTWISGTRLVAGLGSNFVLVDIETKTVTDLAGPGSIGGLGGQETGRLAGVGVASMSYMGLGGSAPKPLATRLSEGQVLLAKDINTQFTDIDGNPLGRRQIPWSNAPTDIGYSYPFLLALHDPSKGILEVRNPETLSLLQSISLPSANTMHIAQPTISLAHAGKGFLVASDRIIWRMEALGYDSQIDSLVEKGYLDEAVSLAGMLEDALLKDKEGRIREIKLEKAQGLFGLRKYLESMELFTEVSAPPETVIRLYPRIIAGNLTSINEEQDELEGSTTESQIKLPDGHAHTEGSHSEESPVKALNHTPSMMSFLRNRDEGSGSESGSIRGKPAEDARDEKPLTGKDLKLAVRELQAYLADVRRRFQRFLNPDGSLKIDPQTTAADDEFTDSVMKLLDVTKDDVDYDFGEQLREKAKLVDTTLFRVYMYATPSLAGSLFRIANFCDPEVVMEKLEETGRHNDLIDFLYGKKMHRQALELLRKFGQSDAEEETAPQLHGPKRMVAYLQHLPPEHIDLILEFAKWPAQEDPELGMEIFLADTENAETLPRQKVLGFLQEIDIKLAVRYIEHVIGELNDLTPDIHQKLVVLYLDRLQKHQDHQNEFANEEDSLEWREKFITMLRTSDQYSPSKILGRLDRDDPEFFEARAILFSKMGQHRQALEIYVFKLEDYDKAEEYCNHLHKTEDTPAPSGAAGEYSALAPSDDEPSIYLTLLSLYLTPPHGYKPQYGPALDILAKHGSRLPANSALELIPESLPVHELEFYFKGRMRAANTILNESRITANLLKVQTIKTRAQLLLGEGTDGRSSRSRHVTVTEERVCSVCHKRIGGSVINVFPDNTVVHLGCASRMSAS